Part of the Siniperca chuatsi isolate FFG_IHB_CAS linkage group LG6, ASM2008510v1, whole genome shotgun sequence genome, TGCATTCTCAGCTTGTGCATcctggaaagaagaaaagacaacagTGAATCAAATGTGATCAGAGGAGACAATGTATGGAGTCTGTAGttaacttgatttttttttaaatagttattttaaatagcataattcaaatgtaaatggAATCAGTCATTTTATCGATGATTTTGAAATGCATCAATGAATAACTGACAATAAATAACCACTAAAGAGTAATTATTATTCAGATGGGACACTCCAAGCTCCTTATAAAGGAAGCTTCTCTTCAACTTACAATTTCTCTTTACGGCTCATGTTGTCTTCTTTTGACTTGACAAAGACTCCATATTCTCCTCCCCTGACGAGGTCGACAAACTCTCCTTCCTTGGCACTGAAGATCACCCTGGAatcacacagtaaaaaaaatttaaagtaaaactgaaatgaaaaataaaaaagtcaccAGTCTGAAGTACATAAATGCCACTGGATCTATTCTAGTTTATTCCAGATGATCATATCTTTGTGGTGGTGACTAAGAACTTACTTGGACTGGGTCTCCCCAGACTTGATGCGCAGTTTGCGGATGTGGAACTTGCTGCTGCCCCACCAGTCTGACCAGCTGATGATTGCATCCTTCTCCCAGCGCAGCTTCACAATCATCAGGTCTCCAATGTCCACATCGGTGGTGATGAGGAAGGACAAAGTGGTGTTACCGTTCAGGACCGGCCTGCAGGGTGAAAGGAAGAACAATGTTCAAAGCTCAGCTGCTCAGATTGGACTGTCCTCTACATGGAACAATAAAGGCATACGTagtatgtgtgtgatgtatgCAGCACGAGTGCCTTTATGGTCTTTATTTAGAGGCAGGATAAATGGAAACACTGTTGCTGACCATCTGTTTACTTTTTCTTGTAATCTCCACacccatgtttgtgtgtttttaaatttcacatgATGGATGAAAATTTGCACTATTTAATGTACGTACAGGACGAAGGAAatgtcctccttctctccttggGTTCCATACAAAGAAATCTTCATTGGCTGCTCCGTGAAGCTCAGTTGGTCCTTGCTGAAGAAATGCACCTTCACTTGATAGTGGAAAACtaagagagaagaaacagacaGCTGTACACTTTGGACACACTCTCTCACAGCTTGACGTGTTCCCAACAACTGGCCAACATCTCTCACAGCACTATTTAAAGGCAGTTTAATACTAGAAAAGCCCTTATGTAACCttgatctctctctgtcttcatgtGACAGTGCTGCATTTAAACACAGATCTGTGCTAAATCCCGGTTGGCTTCATTCACACACCCTCATATATATTCATTACTACAATAAATAGCCATTTACTAAACATACTCATCTTTCAACATGCATTTGAACATCCTTCACAAAATGTCTGACAAAAAGACTTCTGCCAAATTGTAATTCTTAAATAAACTTTTCCATTGCTAGTGTATCACATGCAGCGAGCGGTGTTGCATTACCTTAAACTAAAATACCCATGACCTCTTCTTCATGTGACCTCCTGAATACTTGCTACTTGTTGACCATGTCTGTCTGCATTAAGAGTTTCCCACTAACTGTACtgatactgtattattattccAGCTCAAAGCAGTCACATCCACATTAAGTACATTAACAACAGTAGCTCATACACTGAGGATTACTCCAGTTAAGGTATGTGCATAAATTAACTCTCACTAATCCTCACTAAAGTACATAAACCCAGCCAGACATTTCTACAATAGTTCAAtgtatttcttctcttttcttgcaTTGTACAGAACACAAAACCTACAAATGCCTCTCTACATGTCCTTTTTTCCTGATGTTTACCTTTGTAAGGCATCATTTCACGGGTCTTGAGGTACATCTTGGTGCTGCGGGCCCTGCGGACCTTGTTGATGTTGTAGCCAAGCTTGTTGCAGCGGTTCTTTCTGCAGCTGAGGCACAGACCCTTGTTAAAGGCCTCTTTGGAGTTGCAGCGGTAGGCCATGCTCTGCTGCTGAGTGTTCAGCAGAGAGTCGATGAACAGGTGGATGGAGCGCTCGTGGGAACATTTGACGAGCTGGTCCATATCTGCAGCACACAGAGAGTACAGAAGGTGTAAAACCTCTGTGTCTTCTCTCAGATGATGTCATGCAACAGAGAAAATGTCTTCCTCATGTGTGGCTTTTAAGACTCTTGATATATCAGTGTCCGACTAAATGCTGACCCAGATCACATTTCTCACTTAGTTCTGTCTTGCTCAGTTAAAACACTTATACACATTATAACAACTGAGGGAGTGAACCAGCAAAACTTTCATCTCAAAGACTTTCATCTCCACACAAAACAGAACATGACTGTGACATACTGTGAATCTGTCTGTTATGACTGGAGGAAAACATATTATAATTGTAGCCCTGAAAGCTTTTATAGAGTCAAAGTGTCTGTTGACACCATGTTAACTTACACAAGGCCTATCTTGATGATTTACAACACTGTTGTTGCAAATTCTTCACTTTAATGTGGGCAGAGATGTGTATTTATAGTGCAGCGTGTCACACAGATGAGGTGGAGATGATTTTCTCCCTAAATCTGGCCTATAGCTCACTTAGACACAACTTACTGGCCAGTGGAGTCTAATAATAAGGGCAGATGCATGCCAACATGCAGGTATGAATCCAGGTCATCTAGTTGAAGTGTAGACTCCACCCTGACTGTACTTACTGCCACTGAGTAAGTGCTTGCAAACCACATCATCAACAGTATACAAATTGAAACCAAACCCAAAGCATCATCTTAAGCAGAAGTGCAGTGAAGAATGAATAGGAGTGAGTATTTTGAGTACATACTTTGGAGTCCCTTGATGCCTTCTAATGCGATACCCAGCAATGTATTCTGGATGTCGCAGCCCGGCTGGAAAGTGCCTCCATTGGGGTAAATGTCGATGTGGCCCACGGGTCTCTGGATGCCGATGCTGCGGTCCGGGGAGCCCCTGGTGTTGGTGTGCAGGACGTCCACAAACTGGGCGTCGTCTTTGGACAGAGTGTCCTGGTTGTCCGCATGCTCGAAAGTGGGACCAGCAGGATCCAGACCtagaaaaaagagagtgaggCAAAGGTGGTGCTTTGGTTGTTTCACTTTTGGAAGAATTAGTTTGTACTGTGCACAGTTCTCCATAAAGAAAGAGTGTGTAgataaagacacacatacaggcagaaaGAAGTGTCTTTTGAATGATCACGTCTATGGACTGATCTACCAATAAAAGTGTACATTACAACTTTGGAGTATGTGTTTCATTTGGACTAATTTTTCCACGTGCAGCTCTGCAGAACCACTGAAGCTCAGAACAATGCAAAGCAGTGATTGTGGGTTCTTAATGGGCTCTTGCCTCAGATCACAGTAAACATACCGTTATTCTAAGCAGGTTAGGGAGATTTCAAAGTTGGATAAACTTCATATTGACAAATGGGGGGATTGGACCCACTAACTGACAGCGACTGGCTACACGCACACATTCAATACGGGCCCGGAAAAGAAATGGCCGACAGATCATATTTCAATGGTGCGCTGTGTTGCAGCAGGGCTGGAAAGAATAATGGCCATATATTACATTATGGTATGgtatgtttgcatgcatgaATTCATTGGCTCAGAGACTAAATTTAGATTAACATATTAAAAGTGTCTATCAAATAAGCCAAAATGCTTATAGCTGAAGTACATTACATGTGGTCATAATTGGATTGATACACGTATAAGGAGGAGGCAACACACTGCGCTGATTAAGGCAGAATTCACCTTCAGTTAATCTTCTATTGTAATCAATCATAACAGactaatcaaaaataaaataaactgctcTTACAGCCAATAATcaattaaatatatatgtgcTCATAATGTTTACTGTAATCTAAGCAGATGATGATCTGTTGGTTAAGTTTATGTTCTCACCTGTGATCCTGCTGATTTTATGATCAGTGAGGTCTCCAGCGATTCCAGCCACATGTGCTCCCAGACTGTAACCCAGCAGATGAATCCTCTCCCAGGGCAACTGCAGCTCTTTCTGAAAGGGGGTAGGTGGATGAGATGTTCCAGAAGAACATGTTGACATGCCTCAAAAGAGTTTAGAGTGaatcctgcagacttgctggaGGGATTAAAACAAATAGTAGGCTATCCATGGCAAAGCACTGCAGCACTCTGTTCAAGTCTTAACAGAGTCTGGGACATAATCCAAGACAAGGattaatttgtgtaattttatGCTTTGCCAAAAATTTTCAAGGTTTAAACTTGGAAGTCATGTAAACAAAggacaaacaaatgaatacCCCTTTAGTCTCCACTAAATACTGAGCCTTGCACTGAGAGGCTGCTgtgagccacagacagggctATAAAACGCCTTTATAGGGCGTTTAAAATCATAACCAGTAGGCAAACATATCCGCAACAGCACCGCTGGGTACAAAAACATGATATCGTCAGCTACAAATTTGTCACAAATTCACCTGCTGCTCT contains:
- the lpl gene encoding lipoprotein lipase — its product is MGKENICFLTVWIILGKIFATFSSDPEPTTTVFVNTTVTATPLLTTAEWITDYTDIVSKFSLRTGDIPDDDMCYIVAGRPETIKECEFNSETQTFIVIHGWTVTGMFESWVPKLVSALYEREPSANVIVVDWLTRANQHYPTSAAYTKLVGRDVAKFVTWIQKELQLPWERIHLLGYSLGAHVAGIAGDLTDHKISRITGLDPAGPTFEHADNQDTLSKDDAQFVDVLHTNTRGSPDRSIGIQRPVGHIDIYPNGGTFQPGCDIQNTLLGIALEGIKGLQNMDQLVKCSHERSIHLFIDSLLNTQQQSMAYRCNSKEAFNKGLCLSCRKNRCNKLGYNINKVRRARSTKMYLKTREMMPYKVFHYQVKVHFFSKDQLSFTEQPMKISLYGTQGEKEDISFVLPVLNGNTTLSFLITTDVDIGDLMIVKLRWEKDAIISWSDWWGSSKFHIRKLRIKSGETQSKVIFSAKEGEFVDLVRGGEYGVFVKSKEDNMSRKEKLMHKLRMQGSLFGQNSA